In a genomic window of Candidatus Nomurabacteria bacterium:
- the recO gene encoding DNA repair protein RecO, with amino-acid sequence MSHTIYHTEGLILSRRDYGEANSLYQIFSREFGLITVAAQGTRYLKSKLRGQLALLMHGHFTLVRGREFWRLIGAEASPRLKALTQNREKSLVAVRVGNLFSRLVRGEECQPELFSDLVFGLETLATNEKIIPEISERVIVLRLLSKLGYISSGKLLAPWLAADLWHKTEWHMSDGVSRQIVGAINNGLNQSML; translated from the coding sequence GTGTCTCACACTATCTATCACACCGAAGGATTAATTCTTTCTCGCCGTGATTACGGTGAGGCGAATTCCCTGTATCAAATTTTCTCGCGGGAGTTTGGATTGATCACTGTCGCTGCGCAGGGGACCCGCTATTTAAAGTCCAAACTTCGCGGTCAGCTCGCCCTCTTGATGCACGGTCACTTTACCCTTGTCCGAGGAAGAGAATTCTGGCGCTTAATCGGTGCGGAAGCAAGCCCGCGTCTTAAGGCGCTTACTCAAAATCGAGAAAAATCCCTAGTCGCGGTCAGAGTGGGTAATTTATTTTCACGCCTTGTGCGTGGGGAGGAATGTCAGCCTGAATTATTCTCTGATCTGGTGTTTGGTTTAGAAACTCTCGCCACTAATGAGAAAATAATTCCAGAAATTTCTGAACGGGTTATCGTTTTAAGACTACTATCTAAGCTCGGGTACATCTCTTCTGGTAAATTGCTCGCGCCGTGGCTTGCGGCAGATTTGTGGCACAAAACGGAATGGCATATGTCCGATGGGGTATCCAGGCAGATTGTCGGCGCGATAAACAATGGCCTCAATCAGAGTATGTTATAA